In Mugil cephalus isolate CIBA_MC_2020 chromosome 11, CIBA_Mcephalus_1.1, whole genome shotgun sequence, the genomic window GCCTCAGTTGTAGGTCCATGTGCACCCACACAGAAATTTAACTAAACGTTGAGCTCACAACGGCTGTACTTTGGTCTGAAATACGTTTTCTAATTCATGACTCAGAGGTTGGACAAGCACAGATAATTCATTCTCCTACTGCTTCCAATGCTCTCTCTATTCAGATTAGTCAGGTGTGGGATCAGTAAAAGTATGACACAGCTGATGAGCTGCCAGCTACGTGAATAATTACAGAACAACCAAAAAAGTGTCAAAACCCTGCTGTACTCTACCTGCTGGACATGATTTGGCAGATGGAAAAGGTTAGAGACTAGCTTGTAAACATGTTGTACCATTCAGCTGATAATCAACCAAATAATTCCCTCTGAAATTGGTAGAGCCAAAAATAGAACACAAACAAAGGTGGTTATCGGACTAACATCTgccaaggagaaaaaaaaacaaaaagataatgTTGTTCTGCATCTCATGCATAAATATAGGACTGTTTGTATGGCAACCAAAACCAtacttttgtgtcattttaaaggGGCACGAACCAGATCGTCTACTCcatgtgtttcctcttttaacaggaaatatGCTCTCTCGTGGTTGGTCCTTCTCCACTCCTAGCAGCTTAACAGGATTAAAAGGGTCATGCATCGTCATTCCTTGCAAATTCACCTACGACAACAACAAGCCCTCTGACCTCCGAGTTTTATGGTTCTTGTATCAGAGCAATCAATACCCAGCTGTATTTAACCCAAGAACAAGCAATGTTATTAGCAAATATAATGGGATAACCAGCCTGGTTGGATCTGTGGCAGAGAATAATTGTAGTCTTAAAATCGAGAGGCTGGAGATGTCACACAACCAGGACCGAATCTACCCATGGATAGATAAGAACCCCATTACTTCCTACCACACAATGGGCCACACGTTTTATGACAAAACCACTCAGCTAACTGTTGAAGGTAagtgttcattcatttcatatttttcgGTCAGTATCTAAATAAACATACTGAGCCAAAAGTGCAGTCATTTCCTTAACATTTCTTTCATGGTTATTTCAGAAAGAATGTGTTCTTGGCAAATCCATGACATCAAAGTTATAGTCTCTACTCTGTGACTCAAATATGGAATCagtattactttttatttgtgattaCTAAATGTACTTACCAGCGATTACAAGAACAGAAGTTCCTCTTTCACTTCTGCTCTCTCTCATTATTTTGATTACTTAGAACATGCACAGGAACCTCAGCTGAGCATCAGTGGTATCCCCAGGGTGggagagcagagcacagtgtcCTGCAGTGTGCGCCATACATGCCTATCAGCTCCCCCGACCCTGACCCTAAATGGTGTAACTGGAACAGACAACATGGTGGACACACTGGTGTCTGATGGGATTTGGGAAAGAACCTTAGAGCGATCGTGGACTGTAGAAGAAGAGAACCAGAATGTGAAGTGTACTGTTAGCTACCCAACTGGAGGTCAGACAGCTGCAAGTGAGCTTCCACTAAATGTTGAATGTAAGTATAAGATCAGATGCTACTTTTAACTTGAACCAAATTTGGCCATAGCTCTAAGCCTCACTGTCACATTTCTGCTCAGGTCCATACGAAGAAATCAAAATGGTCGAACCACCAGGCGAGACAACAGAGGGTGTGGCAAAGAGTGTCATTTGTTCTGTTACTTACAAGTGCAAGAAAAATACTCCAACCATCAGGTGGAACTACGAAGAGATGCAGAGttcattaaaaaccaaaaagatGCCTGACAATAAATACACCACAGTATCAAATCTCACTTTTATTGGCTCTATGGATGATGATGGTAAACCTTTGACTTGCACTGCTAAGTTTGTTTCCGGAGAGACCTCAGACTCAGCCAGTCTTCATATAAAGAGTGAGTTCCTATTGCCGCACAGTTGTTACTAAGTAGTTTAACACAAGATGCAGGACACAACTTAGCTTCTTTGTGGAGATAAGTCGTGAAGGTGTGTTGAATGAAGCAGGCAGTCAGTTAGTTTTgcttaacttagcttagcacaacaTCATGGTTGAGGTCATAAATCTTATCTGAACATTATAAGTAGCTTAACTTGCTTTTTAATCCGTAGTGCTAAAATGACAATTGTTgtcatttatgttttagtttctaATAAATTCATTGGATGTAACGTGGTCAGTTGTGACACTTTAGAGATGATGCCAAGTCTAATATGATATCTTTTCACAAatctgtttcctcctttgttaCACATGAATCACAAGTAACTGGCTAATGAGAATGAACAGATCAGAATATTTtctaaaactgaaaactaaagaAGATTTAATTTCTAAactattgtctttttttcagaaTACGAGAAACCAGTTGATCCTCATGAAAATGACAGTAGGTgtatttctctcctcttttaaaAGTCATCCCTCTGTCACAAGAGGATtcattgtttctgtcttctgttgGCAGCGTTCTCTGTTCTGGTGGCCGACGTTCCCTTCAGATTCAGCGCCCTGCCCCGGTCCTGTGTGGTGATTCCCTGCAGTTTCCAACACGAACAGGACGAGCCTATGACTCGAGGCATTTGGtccaaaaaaaaggggggagttGTCTACCATAATGGTCAGAGTCATGTACTTGACCACTTTAAGGGCCGAACCAGAATGTTAGGAAATTTGAATGAGGGGAACTGTTCACTGGAGATTGACGACATCAAGCCCTTTGACAACGGGCCTTTCTGTTTCCATGCTGAAAAAGGAGATGACCAGTACAGATTCaacaacagctgtgtttttgttgttatgaaAGGTCTGGTGACACTGTTACCTGTCCGAATATTCAAATATGCCAAGCGATTTGATTGTTTGCTTCCTAagcttttgtcttcttctttgttttccatGCTCAGCTTCCCCAGGAAAACCAGAGATGACCACAATCCCAGCAGAAGTGGATGCTGATTCAACCTTGACCGTCTCATGTTCGGTTACACACACATGTCCGTCACATGCTCCCCAGTTTTCATGGAGTGTCCCCAGCATCACCAGTGATGTCTCACACACCTTGATGTCTGGAGGGGTCTGGCAGACCACTTCAACCATCACTTTCAGGGCTGCTGGAGTCAGAAACCTAACCTGTACTGCCACCTTTTGGCCTGAAAATCAACAAGCCAGCACAGTCCAGCTGAATGTGAAGGGTTAGAGCTCAAAGTTCAtccaaactgtaaatgtaatgcAAATATCACATCCGTtgagctgtgtgttttctttgcatccCCAGAACCTCTGAGCTTTACTCCAGTCATTGCAGTCCCACTTGTAGTCCTGATCCTAATCATCTTAGCTGTGGTGTTAGGAGTCTTCATCTGCAGGAGAAGGTAGGGTAAAAAGATGTCAGTTTGCAATGTTAATGACTCACCACTGGACTTCGTTTTGAGTTGAAAATATGTTGTTTCCTGACCTACAGGAGGCACACTGAGGACTCAATGAAACCACCACCTCGACCGGAGAAAAGGCATGAACTTAAAAATACATGTGCACGATGTTTACTTATGTCATACATGGCACATAAGAAGGAGATTGTGATGGTACAGAGTGAACTTTATCAGCAAGTGATTCAAATTGCCACACTGTATTCTTTTTATCACGATGCATGAGTCAGTTGTATACAAGCATGACTTCAATGTGCTGAGAAAACTTTAAGTTTTAGTTGTCACTGACtttatattttcacaaaaaataataataataataataacacttaAATATCTGTCTCTGCAATTGAAACTTTCAGGAGATCAATGTGGGACAGATTGTCCAGGTAAGCTTTGTTTaagacagttttctttttaagtatTAGTATATGAGACACACGCAGTGATTACCTTTTTATCTTGTCtcacttaaaaaatatatatacacccATCAAAATGCACAGGAGATACGCTGAAGACAGGGAGAGACCCCCCAGGCCGGAAAAACGGTACAGCccgcttttttaaaataaataaatagacaaagGCACTGAGCAATAACACTGTTCTTTTCATACAGGAGGTCCTTGTGGAGCAGATTTTCCAGGTAAAAACGTCCTACAGCAAACATGGACTTTTAGTCctaaactgaaatatttcagagCTACAACCATACCTTTTGTTAAGCAGAATGGAGGACGATCGCATCTCATGGCAAAATGAGAGGAGACCCAGGTAGGTGCTCTTCAGTGCTTCTGGGTTAAGATGCGATTAAATAAacggtttcattttttaaaaattgccATCTTATTTCAGGAATTCTTTCTGGAGCAGATTTTCAAGGTACCTCTTCCTCTGTTAGACAAAAAGACCGGACATCaactgaaaatataatataaatgaaatgttttttactCTTGCAGGCGCCAAGACAACGTTGCGAACGTCAGCGTGGGCTATTTGTAAGTGTTTGTCAGTGTTCCTCAACTATTGTAACAGTAAGCACCGACAGAAGCTGATGTGTTGTgatttccttctcctcctacaGAAACAACACCAACACTGTAATCACCCACACCCATGGCTCCAAGCCACGCTTTCCATCCCCAAAGAAGTGTGTTTTTCCGACCACATGTTACTTTACATGACAgacatttgtctttctttttacttgtatATTGATATCATGTTTCCTCTTGTGTTCCAATCCAGTAACCGGAAGAAGCCTCACAATGTCAGGCCTGAGGTGAGTAGTGTGGTGTGGAGGAGTAACACTTGCATCATCAATCATGAATTAAAGGCATTTGTTTCATGGGCCTtgactatatataaaatattaaattaaaccagtggctaattttaaaaataatctttcAGATTCTGagtcaaatcattttttataGAAGTGAAAAGCAACTTTATTGACTTTAGACTGGATCATTAGTATGTAAGTACAGAGCAGCAGTGTTACATTGAGTGATTAACAGGTCAAGgctgagaaatatatataaataaatgagtacattttttttgtatccgtattttgtgtgtgtgctgaataACTTGTTACTGACTAAGATTTTTGTCCTTCGTATTTACTACAGGACTACCAACTGTATTCCAACATGTGAGCTCCGATAAGACGACTTCGAGACATCTTGGAAAATCTCGGGAAGAAGTCGCACGCTTCAGTGTTTCTTGCATTTTCTTGCTTCTTCACATCCAGACGTAGTATACTGTCTATCATGTGTATTTGATTGTGGGGAAGACGGCGCATTTAAATTTGATTTCCCTCAGGAAGAGCGACAGATGGAGGCAGGAGATTGTCTCCTTAATTTAACCTTCGCtaaacttcatttaaacttcctTACTTATatcaaacagaacaaaatgtcaTGGCTTATATTATGGAGACTCTCAATAAATATGCTTTTGCTTTATGATGCTAATACTCCTGTTACCTTTtatttaaacctccaaaaaattATCACAGTTAAGTAAGTAAGTTTATGTGTCAGGTACTTTAGATTTGTTTGTTGACTGcctaaatagctctttaaataaatgacaaatccCACCTCACATATTCATCTAGAATACATGTTACATGACTATAGAGAAATCACCATAAAGTCTCGCTGACTGAccttaaattggaaagagataTGTTTAAGTGATTTCATATCATCTCTAAATACCACATCTATAACATTTGgtaagaaaaactgttttccaATGTATCaataacatatattatgttGGGGCCAGTGTCCCTGTCTGTGTCCATATTAAATTAGgcaaagtcattaaatatgatgcgcaaaaaaataaataaataaaacatttaaaaatcttaatcaagagacattaaaaatgaccccaaagataataggagggttaaaatGACTTGATTTTTACAGAGGGCatcctttttttcattatcaCATTACTATAGGAGATTTAAAGCTGTAAACTTGAACGGagcattttgaaaacaaaactgtccCTCTTTAAATGGAAACCTTCGAGAAATGTCAGGTTTAATGTTCCGTTACATTGGCTctggtttttgttcagttttctgaAGAGTGTACGAGCTGCTTGATACGCAAATGGTCCATCAGGCATAGCACTGACAAATAAACTAGAATCAACCTCTGAAATAATCAAACTAAACCAACCACAACACCTTCAAACAACAAGTCATGACAGGTCAGGTTGGCTCATGCAAATCCATCTACATATTTGTAAATGGATGTGCAAAttaatacaaacacaacacatacaaatTAATTTGACTGCTGTTACATGTATGTTGATGCACTGACGTGCTTATTTTCCTGTGTAATTCAATGCGTTAGTGACTGAATCAGGGGCTCCTTGTGTCTGGTTTGGGCCCCAGTagaaaataactgacatttACGTTTTTGTCTATCATGTATCTAGATATGCTTCATCAAAAAACAGCGTCTTACCTTGTCTTAACAAAAAGGTGTTGCAAAATGGCAAGATAAACAGTAACAAGCTTTAGAAATCCACTGAGAGACAAAGCTCCACACTGGAGGTCCATTTGGAAGCACATTTCCAGGTCAGAACATCCAAAAgctttacttttaattcttttaattctCAACTTTTAATTCTCAACTGAAATACATAGTGAACCACAACGAGAGAGTAGAGGTTCATTTCcgtctgtttcattttcatttgctgaAGCACATTTTCCACCTTCTCTTAATTCCAGTGTAGATAGAAATCCCAGATATCAAATGGAACTGTAATAGACATGAAATGCTTTCAATCTTTGGAGGTGCCACAATAACACCAGGGTAACTGAAACAAGAAGCACAGAAAGAAATGATATTCTGATTAATTCTCCTCCCACAGTAACAGCACCAACACTCTAATCTGCTTCGGTCATTTCTCAGACTGCACTAACCATGCACAAAGATGTGAGTTTTCTGACAACCTGTTCCTGTGCTTCTCTAAATGACATGCTGTTCAACCATACAAGCTTCATTCAAAGTCTTTTGACGTCAGGttcatgaaaatgaattaacATGTGTGcaaattattttccatattcAAATTTGCCATGTTTTAATAATCCTTTCTgaacaggtgtttttttttctatatacttGAGCAGATTCAGTATTTGACTGATTCTGTTCAATATACCACagtatatgtaaaatatatgcagtatttatatattttatatatactgtgGTATTTTGAACAGAATCAGTTCCTTTGTAGAACCAGTAACGTGCACATTCATGAGTAGTTATACATTGCAAGGTTTAACTAGAAAAGTTATATTTCTTCTGAAGAGGctactttactttattttatttattttaatttgcattgtatatttatatatttgttcaaACTGTCCATACAGtagttttcatttacttttattccACATTGTgacattaaattatatatttatatataaacatcAGAACAGAGCTTATATGTGAGACAGGAccccaaaacacaaacaggctgTTCAGGttgattttgctttttatcAGTGGCACCAAACATTTTATCAATTTCAAACCATAATAGACTTTGGTTACACTGGCAATCGGAACAAAAACTGTGAAAGGGAATAACGTAGTTTgtactttcttttcattttaagctGCTACTCACAATTCTATGCAAAGCAGTTGCTACTGTATTCACGGGCAACATCTGAAAAGACGAAATGAACCagttacagaaaaagaaaaatcttattTTGAGGAGCTGCTTACTAAATCGTCACATCAATAGAAAGAGTGAGAACATAGGTGCAAGTACAATGAGCCAAGGCAAAGATAAAAAGTGGagaacatttctcttctttctttctccatcagctcagaaccaaaGAGATCAGTGGTGCCACCAGCAGCATGAGGCCAGCACTTGTACTGCTGGCACTGTTGCAGTTGTTGCCCTGACAGCAGCTAATTTCTGCTTGGAGCAGTGCTGGGACCAGAGTAGATTTTGTGTTCAGGCACAATGTCCTGGAGACACAGCCCTTCATGGTAATCTTTTCCCCACCTGCATTCACTGAGAGAATCCAGATCGTGTGAGTGGGTGGTCTTCAAGATTTCACTTAATACTAGAATCGACATTTCTCAAAGGGGTAAAAGAAACATGCAGTCTACGGATAGCAGGATAGGCACTTAGTGCAGGAGTCACGTTACCTGTTGCTGAGATGCAGTAGTCCTCATTTCCCTGGCAGTTTAATATTGTGTTGCAGTTTTCTCCGTCACAAGTGACGCACTTTTTACCGTTTGGATTGAGTGTGCTGGGctctgtgaaatgaaatataaGTTCTTATAACAATTTGAACCAAGGCTGGGTTACAAGCTAGGTACAAGGAAACAATGGGCGTTACCTGGGGCAGGTTGGGTGTTGCAGAGGTCGGTGTTGCAACACTTGCTGGTAACTACAGTTCTGGAGTCTCCAAAGTTGATTGAGTGCTCGACACACTCCTCAGACACCGCACATGATTTTGCATTGACATTTGCAGGAGCTGAACCACCTGCAACCAAAGAGCAGCAGTTATAAACCGGGCCAGAGACAATCACTAATTAGTACTACAGTGCACCGTACCTGAATAAGATGTCACTCTCACTGCAGCACACTGATTTGCTGGTGAAGGACACTGTGTTGTTGCTTCAGAGCAGGTTCCATCCAGTCCTGGTTTACACTCATAACATCTCAGGGTACTggctgatgaaacaaaaaatgagttCAAGATGAGTTAAATTCACTTCTCTAGTTCCCATTGTttttaaacaaatcattttaattagtaTGTTCGAGTTAACGtgctaattaaaatgttaagaaaTGCTACGATTCATACTGTATATGACTACATGCAAAGTGCAATTCCAAAGGGGTTTCTTtaaacaaagtaataaaaaaaaaagtcactgaatCATCTGAGCACAAGATGCAGACATCTGAGAAGAACAgcaataaacacaaaagcaaaaaaaaaaaaactgaaaatcaccttaaataaataaaaatacagaatactACTTACCTTCAGGGAGAAGCACAATCCCAAGGACCAGAGTGAAGAGATACATGTTGTGATGGTGAGCTACAAGTGAGTTTTAGTTTGATCTCTTAAAGGTATAAATAGTTCTCATGAGAAGGGGCTGGCTTCACCCTTCAAACCACACCTCCATTTACTGATAGTGACAACACCTGTCAATGAAAAATCCTTGACCATTTTGAATATGTATTTTCCTtcagtccagctcgggcctttctgggtggagtttgcatgttctctctgtgttcgcgtgggttctctccgggtaccgggcttcctcccacctccaaagacatgctcgttaggctgattggcgactctaaattgaccctaggtgtgcgtgtgagtgtgaatggttgtttgcctctgtgttagccctgccatagactggcgacctctccagggtgtaccccgcctctcgcccgatgccagctgggataggctccagcatcccccgcgaccctagtgcaggattaagcggtacggaagatgagatgtgattttccttcagtttttctcagtAGATTTACAACTAGACTTCCTTTCTACTATAATCTTGATGCGGATactattttacatttacatgcagtGCAAATGGAGTAAATAGTTTACTCTGAAGTGTAGGCTCATCTTATTTTCCCTATTGGCAAAGTAATGCTACCTCTGCAAACCTGGCAAAGTGTTCTgagtattaatttaaatttacataacCGATTGATTTAAAGTGTACTTTACACACTGCTAAATTAGAATATCAACATGCAGTCTACAGACAGAAGGATAGGCACTTGGTTACCAGGAATCACGTTACTAATCACGTTATTGTGTTGCACTTTTCTCCGTCACCAGTGAAGCACTTTTTGCCATTTGGATTGAGTATGCTGGGttctgtgaaattaaatgtatgttgttgttgttgtttttgttttgtttatttgttttttacaattTGAACACGCTAGGTTACAGATTGTTAATTGTCTGACTAGAATTTGATGGTCTTTAGTTGCATGAATGTGTGTACCCTGTGGTTCTGCTGTAAAAACCTAAACAATTTTAGTATCTATCGTGAATCAATTGCTTGATCATTGTATAAAATGTCACATGAGGTCAGTCAGGGATAAGTTTTCATCTCTGGAGCCAAAGTGATTTAACATATTCAAATTTCTTATCTGGTGATTTGTGCTTGGCCAACTGTCAAGAACGGAAAAATGTTAAGCTCCTTATTTTTTCACCTCaggaaaggtgaaaaaaaaagaggtgactTTTATAATTAAGGAATCAATTAAGGAATCATCAAAATCAGTGCCTTGTCAATAACCTTGTTTTTGTCGTGGTTTCATTTCTCAGCCTGTGCAATTACGACAAGAATCAGGGTAAGGCCAGTTCAGGGAACAAAGACACCGACATGAAAGCCCAGTGAGCCCTTTTAGGAAAGTGCAAGGTAAAGATCGTAAATTTTCATAAAATTGGACAATTTTGTTGTAGGCTAAATCTCATAATGGAACTTATTGTCTCATGCCCAATTATTCAGTACATCTGTATAGAGAATACCTGTGGAGCAACTGTTACGCCCGAATGCCGggaaaatgttaaagaaaacagggtggggaaaaaaacacacgagCTCGACACGGAGTATGTTCTCTTTATATCGtcatactctctctctcttttttattctttgcgctggaaaacaaacaggcaTTAACAATCAACCGCCGCGCAGCACACATCCGCCACAGGCCTGGGAGGCAAAAGCAGCCGAACACATACTAAGTGAtcacttcaacattttttacatttttaactcaaaacacataaaatgtatgaattattattctttttttaactcTCCTTTCGGAGGACTTGCCATGTTAGCATTATgaactacatttttaaattagaaAATCATGAATTATtgtcagttatgttttaacCATAACTATTATAACCATGACACATCCACAAAACCTTTacactttcagttttgttttattactactgattactccttttgaaaagtaacttaGTTAATTTACTAATTACTTGATTCTAAAAGTACTTGGTTGGTGTACTTGGATTCTAAAAGCtggattacaagttactttcaGCAACTGCCACCCCCCGACCAACTttttcttcaactctccccaaTTTACTGGTTTTGCTCCAACAGTTTTGAGACTTCTAAGTCTTTCCCTCCGTTGCTGTTTacgtttgtgttgctgtgtggtattacaataatgaaaacgtgacttgtcgcatACGTGACATCAAGACACAAGGCGCAAGTACTTGGATAAGTAAGTAATCTGAGTACCGACTTGGAAATCGAAACGTGCTACTCGATTACTAGAAAAAAGATTTGATTACTCGTTACTGAAACAAGTAGTCAGATTAGTAACTAGGTAACTTGTTACCGCCATCACTGATTGAGTCCGGACTCTATTCTCCATCCTGTGGGGGTGACAATCACAATCTCTACTCTCAGACACACGGTTGTCCTCATATGACCTGATGATGTAATGTTAGCAGGGTCTGTAagacatttttatgaaaaaaaaattttgatCCTATTTTGCCACCACTCACCTCACTTAGTGGAAATTATGCCATTTGTTAACATATTGACTTGATGTtaggcattttgttttttaaccacaACCGTGTGACGTTGGGTATCTCCTGGGCACAGTCTCCTCCAGGTTCACTCACAGATTTTCAACTCTTGAACTCTTGCAGGTTTATTCCAAAACAATCTTTGTTTGATAAAGTAGATGCCACAAGGTTTTGGTGCTATGCATGATGCCctatgtcatttttttgttttccatccaTGTAATATCATCAGTAATTTCTTGGGAGTCTTTACATTGACAATAGCAGTGTGCTGTATTGTGTTAGTAGCActgcaatttttaaaataaatgtgaaaaggtTCAATTTGATTTGTCCTGTGATTTATCCTGGTCCTCTTTCAGGATATGTCTTCGTCTGCTCCAGTGCTTGGCATGTTAGGATGCCAAGCCACTTGAAAGGATTGGTGGGTTCCTGCCTTGTCATCCCTTGTAGGTTTGACTACAATAAATATCCACCTCAGAGACCAGATCGTGTTGTTTGGTACCAGTATGTGAGTCTTGGATATCCTTTAGTTTATGATGACTGGCACCCAACTTAAGTCATTGACATATTCATGACATGGAAATACACAAGCCTATAGGACTGGATATGGGAAGACATGCAGCCTAAAGATCGAACCACTGACCTGGAGTCATCACAGACAGAAGCTTTATCCCTGGGTGGATCCAGAGAATATTAGGAAAAGCACCCACGAATTCTATGATACAACTGTAATGATTGAAGTAGNNNNNNNNNNNNNNNNNNNNNNNNNNNNNNNNNNNNNNNNNNNNNNNNNNNNNNNNNNNNNNNNNNNNNNNNNNNNNNNNNNNNNNNNNNNNNNNNNNNNNNNNNNNNNNNNNNNNNNNNNNNNNNNNNNNNNNNNNNNNNNNNNNNNNNNNNNNNNNNNNNNNNNNNNNNNNNNNNNNNNNNNNNNNNNNNNNNNNNNNNNNNNNNNNNNNNNNNNNNNNNNNNNNNNNNNNNNNNNNNNNNNNNNNNNNNNNNNNNNNNNNNNNNNNNNNNNNNNNNNNNNNNNNNNNNNNNNNNNNNNNNNNNNNNNNNNNNNNNNNNNNNNNNNNNNNNNNNNNNNNNNNNNNNNNNNNNNNNNNNNNNNNNNNNNNNNNNNNNNNNNNNNNNNNNNNNNNNNNNNNNNNNNNNNNNNNNNNNNNNNNNNNNNNNNNNNNNNNNNNNNNNNNNNNNNNNNNNNNNNNNNNNNNNNNNNNNNNNNNNNNNNNNNNNNNNNNNNNNNNGTTGGCTACAGAtggggaggagtcgtggtttagacttaactctcccatcATTGGTGGTCAGGTCGGTCCCGACCTCCAGCCACTCTGATCCTCCATTCCCCAGAGATAAACAACCCCTCTATTGTTGTCTGTCTCACATGCTTTGGTGTGAATCCCTTTTCGATATGGCAAGGTCAGCTACTTGTTTGTATCCCCTCATTTGAGGCCCTCAGACAGATGTTCTATATATCTAACTAACCTTACCACTGTCATGAGACTCTCCTCCTTTTGATCAAATGTATGTTAGTAATTTGAATACACAATTGTTGATTACGTCAATGTCCACACATCTAATATAAATCACATACGGTTATTGATTACACCAGTGTCCACACATTTAGTTCAAGTCACTTCTATGTGCTGAAAATGTTAGTATTGTTAATGTCCTCACTTCTAAATGTTAATcttaagaaaaatgtaaatactctaatattaataatgtcaACAGTGGTTagacaacacaagtttaattgcattttaacaatatatttttgGAAGCGATAGctccatttatttatatagtaggcacaaaaaaaaaagatttaagatgttttatcctcaaaaagattaaatagaaatacagcttttatcagttttatcAGTTATCTGTTAAACTCAGGAGTAGGATGaaagagagacatgaaatc contains:
- the LOC125015854 gene encoding uncharacterized protein LOC125015854 isoform X1, whose protein sequence is MMSGLSPFILRSYIIGYLFVCSSAWRVMMPSHLKGLVGSCLVIPCRFDYNKYPPQRPDRVVWYQYVSRGYPLVYDDWHPTYVIDIFRGKTQAYRSGYGKTCSLKIEPLTWSHHRQKLYPWVDPENIGKSTHEFYDTTVMIEVVDTVDPPNLQIYGAKKVGHSVDVHCSVYHTCPTKPPTLSLNIPHGNQDRTVELTDGTFKTTLKATLLIENDSQRVVCSVRYPTGHTKSTSSNINAECSILPLTISSTSNEFLEGYPSKVICTATYTCSKHRPTLTWSYGNMPTSTATTKEAQWKTVSTLTFTSSANDQGRSLTCYAVFSNGERQETSITLQVKRNMLSRGWSFSTPSSLTGLKGSCIVIPCKFTYDNNKPSDLRVLWFLYQSNQYPAVFNPRTSNVISKYNGITSLVGSVAENNCSLKIERLEMSHNQDRIYPWIDKNPITSYHTMGHTFYDKTTQLTVEEHAQEPQLSISGIPRVGEQSTVSCSVRHTCLSAPPTLTLNGVTGTDNMVDTLVSDGIWERTLERSWTVEEENQNVKCTVSYPTGGQTAASELPLNVECPYEEIKMVEPPGETTEGVAKSVICSVTYKCKKNTPTIRWNYEEMQSSLKTKKMPDNKYTTVSNLTFIGSMDDDGKPLTCTAKFVSGETSDSASLHIKKYEKPVDPHENDTFSVLVADVPFRFSALPRSCVVIPCSFQHEQDEPMTRGIWSKKKGGVVYHNGQSHVLDHFKGRTRMLGNLNEGNCSLEIDDIKPFDNGPFCFHAEKGDDQYRFNNSCVFVVMKASPGKPEMTTIPAEVDADSTLTVSCSVTHTCPSHAPQFSWSVPSITSDVSHTLMSGGVWQTTSTITFRAAGVRNLTCTATFWPENQQASTVQLNVKEPLSFTPVIAVPLVVLILIILAVVLGVFICRRRRHTEDSMKPPPRPEKRRSMWDRLSRRYAEDRERPPRPEKRRSLWSRFSRMEDDRISWQNERRPRNSFWSRFSRRQDNVANVSVGYLNNTNTVITHTHGSKPRFPSPKNNRKKPHNVRPEDYQLYSNM
- the LOC125015854 gene encoding uncharacterized protein LOC125015854 isoform X2; this translates as MMSGLSPFILRSYIIGYLFVCSSAWRVMMPSHLKGLVGSCLVIPCRFDYNKYPPQRPDRVVWYQYVSRGYPLVYDDWHPTYVIDIFRGKTQAYRSGYGKTCSLKIEPLTWSHHRQKLYPWVDPENIGKSTHEFYDTTVMIEVVDTVDPPNLQIYGAKKVGHSVDVHCSVYHTCPTKPPTLSLNIPHGNQDRTVELTDGTFKTTLKATLLIENDSQRVVCSVRYPTGHTKSTSSNINAECSILPLTISSTSNEFLEGYPSKVICTATYTCSKHRPTLTWSYGNMPTSTATTKEAQWKTVSTLTFTSSANDQGRSLTCYAVFSNGERQETSITLQVKRNMLSRGWSFSTPSSLTGLKGSCIVIPCKFTYDNNKPSDLRVLWFLYQSNQYPAVFNPRTSNVISKYNGITSLVGSVAENNCSLKIERLEMSHNQDRIYPWIDKNPITSYHTMGHTFYDKTTQLTVEEHAQEPQLSISGIPRVGEQSTVSCSVRHTCLSAPPTLTLNGVTGTDNMVDTLVSDGIWERTLERSWTVEEENQNVKCTVSYPTGGQTAASELPLNVECPYEEIKMVEPPGETTEGVAKSVICSVTYKCKKNTPTIRWNYEEMQSSLKTKKMPDNKYTTVSNLTFIGSMDDDGKPLTCTAKFVSGETSDSASLHIKKYEKPVDPHENDTFSVLVADVPFRFSALPRSCVVIPCSFQHEQDEPMTRGIWSKKKGGVVYHNGQSHVLDHFKGRTRMLGNLNEGNCSLEIDDIKPFDNGPFCFHAEKGDDQYRFNNSCVFVVMKASPGKPEMTTIPAEVDADSTLTVSCSVTHTCPSHAPQFSWSVPSITSDVSHTLMSGGVWQTTSTITFRAAGVRNLTCTATFWPENQQASTVQLNVKEPLSFTPVIAVPLVVLILIILAVVLGVFICRRRRHTEDSMKPPPRPEKRRSMWDRLSRRYAEDRERPPRPEKRRSLWSRFSRNSFWSRFSRRQDNVANVSVGYLNNTNTVITHTHGSKPRFPSPKNNRKKPHNVRPEDYQLYSNM